The nucleotide window GGAACTGGACAAAGGGACAACCTTTATTATCACATTACCCATTGATAAGTGCAGCTCTTAATAGAGATATTGCTCGCACCCCGGGTAAAGTTTTGAAGTCATGATGGAAAAGTCTTGAAGCAGGAAATTGATTTTGAAATGACCTCAAACTAACTTCAGACCTCCTGACTTCGGGAGAATCTGTTACGAGACCAACTCGTAGGTCAGCTGCAAGTCCGTGCCGGGAAATTTTGTTTTCGTCAAGTTAAGTTCCCGGCAAAGTAAAGAAAAGGAGTAAAGAAAAGGGGTCGAGTCCGCTCTTGACTTTTGCAAAACTTACGGACTGCCTCCATTGCCAAAGTAAGGGCAACGCTCTCGGCCGAAAAAACAGTCTGAATATATTTTCTCGTGATTATCCTAAAGAATTATCTGCGGGATAAATATGGGAAGTGTACCACTTCTATACCACTTCTATATATTGTGATATATAGCCTTCAAAGTGGAAAATACTTTCCACTTATTCCACACTATTGCGTTTCCATGTATATTTTCCATATATTCCGATATTAGTGCCCTAACATGGAAAGTCACCAGTTTTTCGCGCCAATTCTGCCGTAAGGCGAATGATGAGCTGCCCCCCGACACTACTCTTTTGTTACTTGCTAGTCCCCAAACGTTCAGAGCCCTCCTGAGGCCGTGGTGTGCGAGCTACGAGCAATGGTACTGACAGGGCAAGATGGCAACTGCACAATGCTATTGTTTTCCTATCACACAAAACCGACTATTGCCAAATATATTGATGTTGTCAACAGGAATACAACAAAAGAAAGTTCGTGGTTACATAGGGGTTTGTAGGGCGTGAGCTTAGTCCGACCCCGTTCTGCGCAGCGGATGGCGTGATCGGCGGCGCGGACGCGTCAAGGTCTGACAGCGCGGCCCGGTTAGCCCACCCGTTAGGGCTCACAATTGATCGTAATGTCCGCCAATTGCGAAAATGTAGATATAGTTGTCGTCGAACTTATAAATGACCCGGTCTTTTTGGCTCAACCTGCGTGACCAAAAGCCGGAAAGGTTGTGGCGAAGAGCTTCGGGTTTACCCGTGCCAGTTGTCGGATCTCCCCGCTGCATCTCTTTCAAAACAGAACAAAGAGTTTTGTGCAAACGTTTGTCTTTCGTTCTGAGTTCTTCATAGGTAGCCCACGTACTACCTTCAAACACCAAGGATCTCATTCATTTCTCCGTCCGTTGGTGTGTAACCGGAACGTTCAACATGCGTGCTAGCAGATTTGGTAATTTGCTTCATCAGGCTGGAATTTTGGAGAACGTAAAGGGTTTCTTGGTCACGCTCCCAGTCTTCCGCACTAATAACTATAAAATCATCCCCACTGCGACGGGTTACTTTAATTGGCACATGCTCACTGGCCACTTGTTCGACAAAGTTTTTCATGTTTGAACGAAACTGGTTTACGCTAACAGTTTCCATAGGGCACCTCCTATTATGTACTCCCTTTCGGTACATAATAACACGCCCTAACGAATTAATCAACTGAACGGAACTCCACATTAAATCAGTGGAAAATCAAGGGGTTTCGGTTTATATATACCTGCCCATTGCTGAACAAACAGATACGCCCCAGACTGAAGATCAAAACCTAAGTAACTTTCAACAACTATCAGTAAAATTTTAGAAGGTTGATCAGCCGCTACAGATCAAATTACGCACCATGACCTCTTCCTCATCAAACAGATTTCGACCATTCAAAAACCTGAAATCCCAGATCAAGCTTTCCTCTCGGAAGAGGGAAGAGCTGCGCCCGGCTCCCGCAACCCAAAGTAGAAGCACAGACACTTCCGAGCACGCTCTACCCAAATCGTCAGAAGAGCTAACGTTTCAAGATATTGTCCAGGACATTACCCCCCTGACTCACAATAAAATAACCCGGCCAATCGGTCTCCTAAGGCCCAAATCTCCACACCAGCCCAACCAATCCAAGACCCACAGACATTTAAAAAATAGTATCAGGAAAGGCTTACATTTTTCGTTTACCAACATCCCCCAATTTTTAGATGCAACGTTTCATGATATTTTTTCCGAAACAACCAACTTCCCGGACGGCGACAAACTTTCCATCCAAGCCTATGTTGATTTACATGGTCTTGACAGGGATCAGGCAAAAGTTGTTTTCGACAACTTCCTTTATGAATCAATTAATTTTGACCAGCGTATGCTTCTCATTATCCACGGGCGCGGCATCTCCTCTCCGGGAAAACCCGTACTTAAAACCCTTGTAAATGAATGGCTCACGAGAGGGCCCTGGCGAAAATGGATTCTGTCATTTGGCAGAGCTAACCCGGTGGACGGCGGCTCAGGTGCCACCTACGTTCAGCTGCGCCGAAAGACGAAAACAAAAAGTCAGCGCAGCGGCGCCGGAATTTACACACTGTAATCGCAAACACAGTAACAGCCTGGGGAGACACCACCAGCTAACTTAAAGAGATCGACACATGCGCTGCAAAGCAACAAGACAAGAGAACTGCTCAATTACCAATGCGACTTGGAATACATTTCCCTGGGAGCATATACCGTCTGAACAGATTCAGAACTACATGGGGAAACGGCCAGACCATTTCCCCAAAGTAGCGGTAAAAATCGCCTACGACAGCACAGCAGTCGCTATCATGTTTCGAGTAGAAGACAGATACGTTCGCGCCAGGGCCGTAGCACACCAGGGCAACGTTTATGAAGACAGTTGTGTTGAGTTTTTCTTTACACCAGGTCCGGATATCTCCAAAGGATACTTCAACCTTGAGATGAATTGCGGCGGCACCATGCTTTTTCATTTTCAGCGGCAACCAAGAAAAGACAGGGTGGTGATTCCGGTTAGTGAATGTGAGACGATTTCGTGCCTACATTCGTTGCCTCGCATCGTTGATCCCGAAATCAAAACCCCGGTCATCTGGATCGTTGCCTACCGAATCCCCATCACTGTATTGGAAAAATACTGCCAGGTGATCTCACCGGCCCCACAAGCAGTCTGGCGGGCAAATTTCTACAAATGTGCCGACAGCAGCTCACACCCGCACTGGTTAACATGGGCGCCAGTCGACCTCCCAACCCCCAATTTTCACTACCCGCAAGCCTTTGGTCGGTTGCAGTTTGAATAAAGCACAGTTATTTTGACGGCTTAGCTCTCCTCGTCAAATGAACCGGCAGAAGAATCATCATCCTCTCCCCAACTAAATTTTTGCTCTCTTTTTTCTTCAGGATTACTTGACCAGGGTTGCCAGGACGAAGGGTTTCTCGATCTATTCGAATGCCCTTTTTTTGAATGGCCCCCATCTTCAACCGAGGCAATTGGTTCCTTGCGGGGAGCACAAACAAGAAGCTTACTCCCAACACTGAATAGTACTTCAATTTTATTTGGGAAAATGGTTCTCCGCACAAATCCGACCCCAAAAGTGCGATGATTGATAACGTCGTCAGCTTTGTAGGACGATGTGGTCTCATAGGGAATAGCGGTGGAGGCGTCATTTTTAGCTGAAAGTTTTTTAAAGTCGGCCAGGTCGCACTTCTCTTTATGTTCCGGCGTGGCAATGCCTGCAGCTTTCTTCCCTGCAGCCGCAGATTTGAGTGGATTTTTTTTCGGTCGATACTCCTGGGTCTCATCACAGACGCTGCACTGAATCGCAAGTTCTGAGTCCTCATCACTGTCATCGATTATCGTGTGAAGAGTGATTTCGCTACACGACTGACATCTGAATTTAATCTGCTTCCCTTCTTCGTAAGAATGTTCACTATGCATGTGTATTACCTCGATTGTTTAGTAAGTGAGTGCTGATTTGCAAAATAAACCGCATGGCTGAAAAAAGATTTCATGGCCAACAATTTTGTCGTCCAATAGCCAGCAGGCACATAGATTG belongs to Desulfobulbaceae bacterium and includes:
- a CDS encoding Txe/YoeB family addiction module toxin, whose protein sequence is MRSLVFEGSTWATYEELRTKDKRLHKTLCSVLKEMQRGDPTTGTGKPEALRHNLSGFWSRRLSQKDRVIYKFDDNYIYIFAIGGHYDQL
- a CDS encoding type II toxin-antitoxin system Phd/YefM family antitoxin, giving the protein METVSVNQFRSNMKNFVEQVASEHVPIKVTRRSGDDFIVISAEDWERDQETLYVLQNSSLMKQITKSASTHVERSGYTPTDGEMNEILGV
- a CDS encoding Smr/MutS family protein, with product MTSSSSNRFRPFKNLKSQIKLSSRKREELRPAPATQSRSTDTSEHALPKSSEELTFQDIVQDITPLTHNKITRPIGLLRPKSPHQPNQSKTHRHLKNSIRKGLHFSFTNIPQFLDATFHDIFSETTNFPDGDKLSIQAYVDLHGLDRDQAKVVFDNFLYESINFDQRMLLIIHGRGISSPGKPVLKTLVNEWLTRGPWRKWILSFGRANPVDGGSGATYVQLRRKTKTKSQRSGAGIYTL
- a CDS encoding carbohydrate-binding family 9-like protein, translated to MRCKATRQENCSITNATWNTFPWEHIPSEQIQNYMGKRPDHFPKVAVKIAYDSTAVAIMFRVEDRYVRARAVAHQGNVYEDSCVEFFFTPGPDISKGYFNLEMNCGGTMLFHFQRQPRKDRVVIPVSECETISCLHSLPRIVDPEIKTPVIWIVAYRIPITVLEKYCQVISPAPQAVWRANFYKCADSSSHPHWLTWAPVDLPTPNFHYPQAFGRLQFE